The genomic region CAAAGAAAATGCATTGTTTGTAAAAGGAACTGCGATTTTGGCTTCGGCAGGCTTATTTGCAAGACTCATGGGGGCCGTTTATAGAATACCGCTTTTTGAGATACTTGGGGACGAGGGGATGGGATACTACCAAATGGCATATCCTGTTTACTCCTCTTTAATAGCAATTTCAACTGCAGGTATCCCTATAGCTATCTCTAAGCTGGTGTCCGAAAGGGTTACCCAAAAAGATCCCAGAGGAGCTGCCCAAATACTAAGGGTTGCTACTACACTTTTAATTATTACAGGACTTTTTTTTTCAATTATTCTTTTCTTAGGTGCCGACTATTACGCTGAAAATATCTTAATGACACCTAAGGCTGTCTACTCCCTAAAAAGCATCGCACCGGCTATTTTTCTAGCTGTTCTGATGTCGGCCTTTAGAGGTTTTTTTCAAGGCACTCAGAATATGGTCCCAACAGCCTTATCTCAAGTAGTAGAACAAATAGTTAGGGTAGTTACGATATTTATTTTAGCTGTGGCCTTTGTACCTATGGGGGTTGAATACGGTGCTGCTGGCGCTACTTTTGGTGCAGTTATGGGCATGCTAGCAGCTTTATGTGTCATGATAGTTTTAGTTTACAGAAACAGAAGAAAACTTACCCAGATTCCTTCTAGAAACTTAGTGATACAGTACCGAAATAGGGACGTGTTAGGTCAAATAGTTAAGCTCGCCCTCCCTATAAGTATAGCTAGCATGGTTCTTCCCATAATACAATTAACCGATGCAACCTTAGTTCCAAGGAGGCTTGTAGCAGCAGGGTTTTCCAGGTCAGAAGCGGCTGCTTTATATGGGGTATTTACAGGAGCCGCTATGGTTTTGGTAAACGTCCCCACCCTTTTTACAACTGCCATGGCTAAAAGCTTAGTGCCTTCTATTTCTGAAGCTAACGCAGCCCAAAACTTAGGCGCCGTGAAAAGTAGAGCTGGCCTGGCTATAAGGTTGACTTTGTTGCTTGGGTTTCCATCAGCGTTGGGGCTGTTCATACTAGCTGAACCTATAGGGGTAATGTTATTTGACACCGCAGATGTAGCCATAACCTTATCTATCGTCTGCTTTAGCATAATTTTTTTAACCCTTCACCAAACTACAGGTGCAATTCTTCAGGGGATGGGGAAAACATATATACCAGTTACAAACCTATTTATAGGCGCTCTTTTAAAGATAATCTTAAACTATACCCTAACCGCTATACCAAGCTTAAATATTCGAGGTCCAGCAATAGGTACGGTTATATGCTACCTTATTAGCTCTAGCCTAAATCTATATATGGTTTACAAGGTTACAGGGGTTAAATTAACAGTGCGTGAATATATCTATAAGCCGGTTCTCACAAGTGTTATTATGGGACTTGTTGTTTGGGGAACCTATCAACTTGTGTCGGCAATCGGGTTATTTGAGTTTATAAGTAAGGTACATATGAGATTGCAGGTGACAGCTGAAACTTTATTTTCTATAACTGTGGGTATGCTCGCTTATGGGTTGTTACTATTGGTATTTAACGCTATAACGCAAAAGGAAATAGAATCAGTTCCTTTAATAGGAAAAAGAGTGATACCATATCTTAAAAAGCTTAACTTACTTAAGTAAGGAGGGAAGCTATGTCACAAATAAACGAACTTCTTGACGTTATACACCTGTTGCGCAGTGAAAACGGCTGCCCATGGGACAAAAAACAGACCCATACAAGCCTAATAAACTATGTTATAGAGGAAAGTTATGAAGTGAAAGATGCTATTTTATCAGGCGACATGAATAAAATAGAGGAAGAGTTGGGAGACTTATTATTACAGGTGGTACTTCACTGTCAGATTGCAAAGGAAAACGATGACTTCGACTTTGATAGTTGTTCAAAAAAAATTAAGGACAAACTAATCTTTAGACATCCACATATATTTAGAGATCAACATAAGGGCCCTATATCAGAGCAGGAAGTAGAAGCAATATGGAAAAGACAAAAGAAAAAAGAAAGCAAGGATTTTAACAACTTACAGGGATTACCCGCTCTTTTAAAAGCAGATAAATTTTTTAACACTGAAAGAGGTAAAAACGACATAGAAAAATACACACCACCTCAAAAAATATCCAAAATATCGGAAGATTTTAGGCAAGAAAGGGAAGAAGATATCTTAGAAATTGCCACTTATTTAATATATTTGTGCAAACAAAATGGTCATAGCTTAAACTATATTATGGAAAAAAGTGTAAATAATTTAACCGAAAATGACTAAAATACCGTAAAAATAGCCTTTTTTAGTAAACTTTTTAAAAAAAACCTTTATTTTTGCAGGAATTACGGGAATAATCGAGAATAGGTAGTATGAAAATTTATATTTAACCAGGAGGTAATGTTCTGTGAACAAAACTGAATTAATCCAAGGTGTAGCTGAAAAAAGTGGTTTAACTAAAAAGGATAGTGAAAAAGCTGCAAATGCAATGCTTGAAACTATTATCGAAGCTGTTAGCGCAGGTGACAAAGTACAGCTTATCGGTTTTGGAACATTTGAAGCAAGAGAAAGAGCAGCTAGAGAAGGTAGAAACCCAAGTACTGGAGAAACTATTCAAATTCCAGCAACTAAGGTTCCTGCATTTAAAGCTGGTAAAGCATTCAAAGATACTGTTAAATAAAAAAAGTCGGGCTTTTAGCCCGACTTTTTTTATTTAACCAGTAAAAGTATTTTTTATCCTCCCAAAAGCAATAATAAAAATAAAAGGGAGGACTTGTTTAAAATGAAAAGAACATTAAAATCCATTTTTATAGCCGTCACAGTTTTTATTTTAGTATTTGCTATGGTAGGCTGTAGAATACTTCAAAGACCCGAAGAAGCAGACCCTGTGCCAGAATCAGACAGTCCAGAAGAACAGGCGGTGTTGCCAGAAGTCTTAGACGCTGAAGAAGGACAAGAGCCATCGCTAGAAGTTTATTTGCATGAGGAGAACCGTGTGGAGACCATGCAGATGGAGGAATATATAGAAGGGGTAGTAGCGGCAGAGATGAGGCCTAATTGGGATGAAGAAGCCTTAGCAGCTCAAGCGATAATCGCTCGAACCTTTACTCTTCAAAAAATAGAAGCTGAAGGAGGGGTACAAGAAAGGAATGCTCATGCATCGACAGACATCCAAGAGTTTCAGGCCTATAACCGTGATGCGGTAAATGAACAAGTACAGGCTGCTGTTGAAAGAACAAGAGGTGAAGTGGCTGTCTATGGAGGACAGTTTATTAGAGCGTGGTTCCATGCCTACTGTGGAGGAACAACCGCGACTGCTAAAGAAGGTTTAAACTATGCCGATGAAGAACCACCGTATATTCACCGTGTGGACTGCCCGTGTTATGAAGAAATTGATGAAGAAGAAAGAGAGTTCGAGGTTAGCTTTAGTACTTCCCAGGTAAGAAATGCAGTACAGGAAATAACCGGTGAAGATCCAGGACAATTTCAAAGTGTAGAAATAGCTGAAGAATCGGAAGGTAGAGCTATTACACTAAATGTAGGAGATGTAGAAGTTAATGCTTCAGAACTTCGGATCAACCTAGGGAGTACTGAGCTTAGGGCGACAGTAATTGAAGATATTACAGTGGCTGGAAACGAAGTAACCTTCACAGGTAGAGGATATGGTCATGGGGTAGGGATGTGTCAATGGGGTGCCTTCATTTTTGCCAGAGATGACGAAAAAAACGAAGGAGAAGTGGAAGATAAAAACGCAGAAGAAATAGTGGATTACTACTTTAAAGATGTAAGTATTCAGAAGCTTTGGGATTAGCAAAGCTTATCTAGATTCTTTAAGATTCTTAAGTTTATGAGTATCGTTTGTACTCGTAAAACTTGAGATTCTTTTTTTTTGAAAGCCTAACACTTCTAATTTTTGTGGTTATAAAAATGTGGTCAAAATCATATTTGATATAAAGAGAAAAAAGGAGGGGAATTATTTGATTATCGAAAAAGAAGATATTAAACAACATAAGCTTGTGCTAATCAATCAAGAAGAGCTTGAAATAACAGGAATTGAAGATGTAGAAAGTTTTAATGAAGAGGAGGTAGTACTAATAACTCAAAAGGGTAACCTTTTAGCAATTAGAGGTGAAGAGCTAAGCATAAAGCAGCTTAGCATTGAATCTGGCAAAGTGTCAGTAGAAGGTATAATTTATGAGATAGCTTATTCTGGAGAGACAGGCTACGATAGCAAAAAAAGAGGAGTTTTTGATAAACTGTTTCGCTAAGAGGTGAACAAATGGATAGCTTAGCATTGCAAGGTTATATTTTTTTGGTCATGGTAGCCCTTGGCATTTTATTAGGGATTCTTTTCGACGTTTATAGGTTCATAAAAGGGAGAACTGGACTAAAAGGGCTGCCACTTTACTTATGTGATGGGATATTTTGGGTAATAATAACAGCGATAGCTTTTTTCGTGTTGTTACTTAGTAACTGGGCTCAACTTAGAGTATATATTTTTTTGAGTATATTTGCTGGCTTTATTTTCCACATAATGGTCATAAGCAAATCTTTTATCAAAGTGTTGATTAAAATAGAAAAAATCCTAATCTACATATGGAAAATAATCAGGAAGATAGCAAAAGTAATCTACAACATAGTAGCTTCTATATTCAAAGTGATTGCAAAAGTAATTAGTATCATATTATGGCCTATCACTTATCCAGTAAAAACTTTATGCTCATTTGCCTATAAGAAGTCAAAGTCCACTTCAGTTATCACTAAAATAATTCAGAAATTAAGCAGGAGAAAATAAAATAATACAGAAAATAATATTAAGTACAATAAAAGATAGGAGTTTGGCTATGGCAAAAGTTAAAAAGGTCAAAACTAAAGGCGGCAAGATACGCAAATGGATTTTCATACTATTTTCAGCATATGTCGTATTTACTCTAGTGAATCAACAAGTTACAATGTGGAAGCTTAAGGATCAAAAAGCACACTATATCCAAGAAATAGATAAGCTTAAAGAGGAAGGCGATAAGCTTCAGCAAAAAGTAGAGTTATATAATGACTACGACTATATTGAAATGAAAGCACGTAAAAAATTAGGGTTCATAGGTGAGGATGAAGAGGTGTATATATTTCCTAATAATTGAACAAAATTGACATTCCCGATTTATTTCAGTATAATTAAGTCATATATATTTTAGGGGAGGAATTTTTGTATAATGTCATTAGAAGCAGGTAACATTGTTACAGGGACGGTAACCGGTATAACAAACTTTGGGGCTTTTGTTAAGCTTCCTGAAGGAGAGACTGGCTTAGTCCATATTTCAGAAGTAGCGGACACTTATGTAAAGGATATCAACAACTTTTTAAAGGTAGACCAAGAGGTGAAAGTTAAAGTAATATCAGTAGATGAAAAAGGAAAAATAGGTTTATCTATCAGACAGGCAAACCCTAAACCAAAACCTAAGGATAAGCCGAGGTCTAAACCTAAAAAGGCTACCGGTCCGTCTTTTGAAGATAAGCTATCTAAATTTTTAAAAGACAGTGATGAGAGGCAACAGATTCTAAAAAGAAGTGTGGAATCAAAAAGAGGTGGCAGAGGAGCTTAAAGCATCTTTATTATAAAGATGCTTTTTTTGGTGCCAACGCTAGGAGGATGAAAAGTGATAGCAGTAATCGATATAGGTAGTAACTCTATAAGGCTGCTAATAGCAGAAGTTAAAGATGGCCAGATAATAAATGTTAGCACTGATAGAGTCGTTACTAGGCTGGGACAAAGTAAAGTTTTAAACACTTTAGATCGTGCAAAAATGCAAAAAACTTTTAAAGCTTTAAAGCGGTTTAAAGACCAATGTAAAAGTCGTGGAATTAAAAGAATTTACAGTTTTGCTACAAGCGCTGTTCGTGAGGCGGACAATAGAGAACAGTTTGTCAGCGAGGTTAGAAATATGGGGATACCATGTCAGGTAATTTCAGGTCAAAGGGAAGCAAAGCTAAGCTTTAAAGGGGCAGCTCTTGCCCTTAAAACAGAAGACTTTGTAATGATGGATTTAGGTGGAGGCAGCTTAGAACTTTGTTATAAAAATAATAAAGGTGAAATTTTTGGACGTAGCTATAAAATAGGAGCAGTCAGATACACCCAAAAGTTTATTAAATCGGATCCGCCCCAAAAAGAAGAAATATCGTTATTAAAATCTAACCTGGCAGAAGAGATTAAAAAGATCAAAAAAAACATCGGTGGCGATGTTACTAGAAAAGGACTTCCTTTGGTGGCTGTAGGAGGCACAGCCTTTGCTTTAGCAGCTGTATATCAGAAAGTTCAGCATGACAGGAAACAGCAAGAAAAAATTGTAAACACGAAAATGCCGATTTCCTTCCTAAAAGAATTGACAACAAAATTAGAAAGTGGTACTATATTAGAGCGCGAGAAAATACTAGGGTTACACCGACAACGTGCTGAGATAATTGTTGCCGGAGCAAATATACTCTTGACAACAGCTAGCAAGTTAGGGTATAATATATTACTAGTGACAGATGGTGACTTGCGCCAAGGATTTATAAGTGAAATAGCAAATTGACGCGGGGTGGAGCAGTCAGGCAGCTCGTCGGGCTCATAACCCGGAGGTCGTAGGTTCAAATCCTGCCCCCGCAACCAAAAAATTTTTGGGCGAATAGCTCAGTTGGGAGAGCACCTGCCTTACAAGCAGGGGGTCACAGGTTCGAGCCCTGTTTCGCCCACCATAAAATTTTTAAAAGCTATTGACACACAAAGAAGATTGTATTATAATAAATATTGTCGTCGCGGGGTGGAGCAGTCAGGCAGCTCGTCGGGCTCATAACCCGGAGGTCGTAGGTTCAAATCCTGCCCCCGCAACCAACATGGCCCCTTGGTCAAGCGGTTAAGACACCGCCCTTTCACGGCGGTAACAGGGGTTCGAGTCCCCTAGGGGTCACCATTTTTCGGGCGAATAGCTCAGTTGGGAGAGCACCTGCCTTACAAGCAGGGGGTCACAGGTTCGAGCCCTGTTTCGCCCACCATTTAAAAACTAACACACCAATTGGTGTGTTTTTTTTGTTAAATTAGAAAAACAAAAAACATCCTCTTTTGACATAGTTTAAAACACTATTTTGTCAAAAAATATGTTTGTAGTAAAAATCAGTACGGTAAATGTCGATAAGTTTTTTTGGGGGGCTCCACGTTATGACAACCTTTGCAGGTTCTTTGATTTATAATAGTTGATACCAATTACTTGTGAAGGAGTGTTAATATGATTAACAAGGAGACTTACCGATGGGCAGAAGTAAAAGAGTCAGATCAAAAAAGTTATAGAACTTTTTTAAAAAGGTTTTTTAAGAAAGAATTTCTTTTGTTTAATATAACAGCTGTTCTTTTAGCTCAAGTATTTATACTTCAAGGAGTTGCGCCCTTTGTGCTACCATTTCTTGCAGTGATACCTATTGTTAATTACCCTACCGTTTTTTTGCTGGTGCTACTTTCTGAAATAGCATCACAAAGTACTGCAGTGTTTCTAACTGCTGCATCAGGGCTTATAATATGGTTTTTAAGAAGGAAGTTTCCGGATAAAAGCTACGTTAAATATGCCGCACTTCCGCCTCTAATAGCATTTTGTTTCTCACCCACTTTATTTAGCTCACAGATTTTGTCATTTGACTTAATGGTTCTTGGTCTGCAGATTTCAATGGGGCTGGCAGCAGCTTATATTTTTAAGCAAGGAATAGAGGCATTTACACAAGACAGTTTATGCAACCTTTCGATAGAGCAGAAAGTATGTGCAGTGATTCTAGGGTCTATCGCTTTAAGTTCTTTAGCTGATGTTTATTTGTTTGGAAGCCTAAGTGTTTTAAATATAGTGACAAAATATTTGCTTTTGCTAGCAGCGCTAAAGGTTGATCTTTATAAAGTAGCATCGTTAGGATTGGTGCTAGGGTTAATATCTAACTTTAGCAACCCCTATGTAATTTACTATATAGCATACTATGGGTTTGTCGGTTTAACTAGTGGTCTTTTAACTCAATGGAAAAAGTTCGGGATCGTTTTTGGGTTTATATGTGGAACCTTTACCATGATGATTTACACTATTGAGTTTTTTGATTTAAACTTTATTATGGGCGAGGGTTTACTAGCAATAGCTCTTTTTGCAGTTACCCCAGTTAATCTGTTAGGTAAAGTTTATCCAGACAAAAAAGAAACAAAAAAGCAAGAGCAGCAGCAAATTAAAACTGCAGCAATCAGGAAGATATACCAATTCTCTTCTGTCTTTAAGGAGCTTTCGGTAGGTTTTTCAAGTCCTGCCGCAGCAACGTATAAAGATAACCAAGAAGAAATAGCAGAAATTATGGAAGGAATCTGCGAAAGAGTTTGTAAAGGCTGCAGTAGATATAGTCGCTGCTGGGAAGACAAGTTTAATAGAACATATAGGGAGTTTTTTTCACTAATAGAAGCAACTGAAGGTGGTATCGAAGAGATTAACAATTGCAAATCTGACATCTTAACTTATTGCAAAAATAAAGGTAGACTTATAGAAGCATCAGTTAACATTTACAAGCTTTTTGAAATAAATTATAAATGGAAATCTAAGTTTAATGAGAGTCGTGGTATGGTGGCTAATCAGCTAGACGGAATAGCGAAGGTTATGGAGCAATTAGCGTTGGACATAAACTTAGATGTTGGGCCAAGAAGTCAGATAGAAGAAGGATTGTATGATCAGCTTGAAGATGTGGATGTTTTATGTGATGAAATTAAAATAACAGGTTCAGAAATTAACAGGCCGGAAGTGCACGTTAGCTTTAATGGTTGTAGCGGCGGCGAAATGAAATGCCAAAGCTGTATTTTAGACACGGTTCAAAAAAACTTTAGCGTGCCGATGACTTTGGCAAAGAACCAGTGTGTACAACAAGGAAATTCTAAATGTAAGATCTCCTATATGCCACAAAAAAAGTACACGATGTCGGTATCGTTAAATCAAAAAAGCAATAAGACAAAGGAAAAGTGTGGAGACTCGTTTTTAGATTTCTCCTTAAGTAACGGAAAGCATGTGTTGATCCTTAGCGATGGCATGGGCAAGGGAGATGAAGCTCAAAAAGAGAGCAAAAGAATTATCGGATTAATTAAAAGGCTTATGCTCATAGGCTTTGAGCCTGAGAAAGCTATAAAATCAGTAAACTCCATCTTAGCGTTACGGGGAGAAAACGAAAGGTTTGGCACGCTAGATATAGCGGTTGTGGACCTTTATACCGGTAAGACAGAAATGTATAAAAATGGTGCGGTCTCGTCATATATAAAACGTGAAGACAAAGTTGACACAATTGAAGGAGGAGACTTGCCTATTGGAGTAGTGGAAGAGGTGGAAGCTAGTACATCTGCCACCTACTTAAGAGAAGGTGATTTTTTGGTAATGATAAGTGATGGATTACTAACGGGCTTAGCCAAAGAAGGAGAAGATAGGTGGCTAAGAAGACTACTGAAAAATGTAAACCCAAATATAAATTCCAACCGTTTAGCGGAACTAATTTTAAACAAGAGCAAAAGTAAGCTTAATGGGGCAGATCCAGATGATATGTCGGTAGCTGTGATAAAGATCAAAAACAATGACCAAAAAACTTTTATGGGTCGTTGGGTTGTTTAAAACATAACTTTATAGCATAAACATCCTCCCCTTAGGAATAATAAAGTAATTAAGAAGGTATTCCTAGGGGGGGATGTTTGTGTTTAACAAAAGAGTTTTGGTGATTTCCCAAAAAGTAAGTAAAGCGATGGTAGATAGGTTAACACGGTTTAACAAAGATTTGCTAATGCAGTGCGTAAGCTTAGAAACAATGTCAACTATATATATTGGCAAAGAAACAACTAGGTGGGGTCAAAATAAAAACTTACTGTTGCTATATGGTGAAAGATTTGACGGAAGATACTCTAGTAAGTTGAACTTACTACTTGGTAAGATACATTTAAATCACCAAGTATACCCTCGTAATATGTGGAGTGTAGCGTATAGAGGGAGCGCAAAAGACCCTCTTAAGATAGCTATGCCATTCACTAAGTTTGAACACATTCCAAAAGGCATTAAAAAGGTCGATTTTGGTTCTGCGGGTATAATCGATATTTATAGGCAAATACCAGATGTTTATAGCGGGGAAATTCTAGTTAAATAAAGTGTAACTTTATCAGTGAGTTTTTTTCCCTCGCTAACAACTCTTGGATTATACTCGAATTGCTTAGGTGGGGTCTTACAACTAGCTAACCTGCGATAAAAATTATTCTCATGAATATATGAAAAATAGGGAAACTATAAAATTATTCTTTATTAAAGTCTCTTTTTCTTATATAATATAGGTTAAGTCGCATAAAGGAGCAAGAGAATGTTACAGGTTATAGATAGATTTTTAGATAATAATAACATCTCAAGAAAAAAGGTTGTGGTAGCAGTATCTGGTGGGCCGGACTCCATAGCGCTTCTTTATCTTTTAAATGAATTAAAAGATAAGCACAACCTAAAATTACATATAGCCCACCTAGATCACAGTCTGAGAGAAGAGGCTGTTAAAGACAGTCTTTTTGTAAAAGATGTTGCGCAAAGCTTAGATTTGCCTTATACTATTGAAAAAAGATTCGTTTGCCAAAAAGGTTCAATACAGCAGAGTGCTCGCCAGGAGCGTTTTGAATTTTTAAAAGATGTATGTGCTCAAAACGGCAGTGATACTGTATTTTTAGGGCAGCACAAAGATGACCAATTAGAAACCATAATGATGAACTTTTTTAGGGGGTCTAGCCTCTGGGGTCTAGGAGGTATTAGGCCGGTGAATAATTATGGTCAAATAAAGCTAATTAGGCCTTTACTTGATTTTACAAAACGAGAAATTCTTAGCTATTTAAGAAAACATTCTATATCTTTTAGAGAAGATGAAAGTAACAAGTCCACCAAATATAAAAGAAATAAATTTAGGCTAGAAATTATTCCTTTTATAG from Proteinivorax hydrogeniformans harbors:
- a CDS encoding polysaccharide biosynthesis protein, which translates into the protein MNKENALFVKGTAILASAGLFARLMGAVYRIPLFEILGDEGMGYYQMAYPVYSSLIAISTAGIPIAISKLVSERVTQKDPRGAAQILRVATTLLIITGLFFSIILFLGADYYAENILMTPKAVYSLKSIAPAIFLAVLMSAFRGFFQGTQNMVPTALSQVVEQIVRVVTIFILAVAFVPMGVEYGAAGATFGAVMGMLAALCVMIVLVYRNRRKLTQIPSRNLVIQYRNRDVLGQIVKLALPISIASMVLPIIQLTDATLVPRRLVAAGFSRSEAAALYGVFTGAAMVLVNVPTLFTTAMAKSLVPSISEANAAQNLGAVKSRAGLAIRLTLLLGFPSALGLFILAEPIGVMLFDTADVAITLSIVCFSIIFLTLHQTTGAILQGMGKTYIPVTNLFIGALLKIILNYTLTAIPSLNIRGPAIGTVICYLISSSLNLYMVYKVTGVKLTVREYIYKPVLTSVIMGLVVWGTYQLVSAIGLFEFISKVHMRLQVTAETLFSITVGMLAYGLLLLVFNAITQKEIESVPLIGKRVIPYLKKLNLLK
- a CDS encoding MazG nucleotide pyrophosphohydrolase domain-containing protein, which translates into the protein MSQINELLDVIHLLRSENGCPWDKKQTHTSLINYVIEESYEVKDAILSGDMNKIEEELGDLLLQVVLHCQIAKENDDFDFDSCSKKIKDKLIFRHPHIFRDQHKGPISEQEVEAIWKRQKKKESKDFNNLQGLPALLKADKFFNTERGKNDIEKYTPPQKISKISEDFRQEREEDILEIATYLIYLCKQNGHSLNYIMEKSVNNLTEND
- a CDS encoding HU family DNA-binding protein — protein: MNKTELIQGVAEKSGLTKKDSEKAANAMLETIIEAVSAGDKVQLIGFGTFEARERAAREGRNPSTGETIQIPATKVPAFKAGKAFKDTVK
- a CDS encoding SpoIID/LytB domain-containing protein; amino-acid sequence: MKRTLKSIFIAVTVFILVFAMVGCRILQRPEEADPVPESDSPEEQAVLPEVLDAEEGQEPSLEVYLHEENRVETMQMEEYIEGVVAAEMRPNWDEEALAAQAIIARTFTLQKIEAEGGVQERNAHASTDIQEFQAYNRDAVNEQVQAAVERTRGEVAVYGGQFIRAWFHAYCGGTTATAKEGLNYADEEPPYIHRVDCPCYEEIDEEEREFEVSFSTSQVRNAVQEITGEDPGQFQSVEIAEESEGRAITLNVGDVEVNASELRINLGSTELRATVIEDITVAGNEVTFTGRGYGHGVGMCQWGAFIFARDDEKNEGEVEDKNAEEIVDYYFKDVSIQKLWD
- the yabP gene encoding sporulation protein YabP; amino-acid sequence: MIIEKEDIKQHKLVLINQEELEITGIEDVESFNEEEVVLITQKGNLLAIRGEELSIKQLSIESGKVSVEGIIYEIAYSGETGYDSKKRGVFDKLFR
- the yabQ gene encoding spore cortex biosynthesis protein YabQ yields the protein MDSLALQGYIFLVMVALGILLGILFDVYRFIKGRTGLKGLPLYLCDGIFWVIITAIAFFVLLLSNWAQLRVYIFLSIFAGFIFHIMVISKSFIKVLIKIEKILIYIWKIIRKIAKVIYNIVASIFKVIAKVISIILWPITYPVKTLCSFAYKKSKSTSVITKIIQKLSRRK
- a CDS encoding septum formation initiator family protein; the protein is MAKVKKVKTKGGKIRKWIFILFSAYVVFTLVNQQVTMWKLKDQKAHYIQEIDKLKEEGDKLQQKVELYNDYDYIEMKARKKLGFIGEDEEVYIFPNN
- a CDS encoding S1 domain-containing RNA-binding protein: MSLEAGNIVTGTVTGITNFGAFVKLPEGETGLVHISEVADTYVKDINNFLKVDQEVKVKVISVDEKGKIGLSIRQANPKPKPKDKPRSKPKKATGPSFEDKLSKFLKDSDERQQILKRSVESKRGGRGA
- a CDS encoding SpoIIE family protein phosphatase, with the translated sequence MINKETYRWAEVKESDQKSYRTFLKRFFKKEFLLFNITAVLLAQVFILQGVAPFVLPFLAVIPIVNYPTVFLLVLLSEIASQSTAVFLTAASGLIIWFLRRKFPDKSYVKYAALPPLIAFCFSPTLFSSQILSFDLMVLGLQISMGLAAAYIFKQGIEAFTQDSLCNLSIEQKVCAVILGSIALSSLADVYLFGSLSVLNIVTKYLLLLAALKVDLYKVASLGLVLGLISNFSNPYVIYYIAYYGFVGLTSGLLTQWKKFGIVFGFICGTFTMMIYTIEFFDLNFIMGEGLLAIALFAVTPVNLLGKVYPDKKETKKQEQQQIKTAAIRKIYQFSSVFKELSVGFSSPAAATYKDNQEEIAEIMEGICERVCKGCSRYSRCWEDKFNRTYREFFSLIEATEGGIEEINNCKSDILTYCKNKGRLIEASVNIYKLFEINYKWKSKFNESRGMVANQLDGIAKVMEQLALDINLDVGPRSQIEEGLYDQLEDVDVLCDEIKITGSEINRPEVHVSFNGCSGGEMKCQSCILDTVQKNFSVPMTLAKNQCVQQGNSKCKISYMPQKKYTMSVSLNQKSNKTKEKCGDSFLDFSLSNGKHVLILSDGMGKGDEAQKESKRIIGLIKRLMLIGFEPEKAIKSVNSILALRGENERFGTLDIAVVDLYTGKTEMYKNGAVSSYIKREDKVDTIEGGDLPIGVVEEVEASTSATYLREGDFLVMISDGLLTGLAKEGEDRWLRRLLKNVNPNINSNRLAELILNKSKSKLNGADPDDMSVAVIKIKNNDQKTFMGRWVV